In one window of Cystobacter fuscus DSM 2262 DNA:
- a CDS encoding sigma 54-interacting transcriptional regulator gives MASLTIRSPQGKVRTVLLHKRITSIGRSADNDVALEDPSVPDSALHVLFDGARYQLGSLGATFQVNGKKRDSAVLATSDVIRVGATELVFTREEAAPGPAAPASPPLSLTHQAEPTADPDSTTREVPGVVGRELLLLRRLTAFSARVLGGGASRDTLLESLLDEAIEVTRADKGFLILRENGELRVKVARNLSRENLEDAVERVSDSIIEKVVRTRQPLILSDALEDPEFKVSKSVVNLQMLSVMCVPLVRDDELFGVLYVGNDRLVNRFEPKSLDMLTIFAAQALLLIHNALLVNELKLDNTELRKRLDDTRYGEIVGACQGMLDVYKRIDKIAPTDISVLITGETGTGKELIARELHRHSPRAKGPFVTINCGAIPENLLESELFGHVRGAFTGAVNTKMGRFQAAIGGTLFLDEIGEMPLQLQVKLLRALQEKVVYKVGDHRGEPVDIRVVTATNRVLEEEVRKGTFREDLYYRLNVVTLKLPPLRERGEDLFVLGKYFLQKYTKEFGARAKGFSPSATVAMKKYGWPGNIRELENRIKKAVVLSDKPLLGPDDLDLKPENLEPVLPLAEARERWQKQYIQEVYERNNRNKTKTAKDLGVDPRTIFRHFEKLEADKSGEPLPPATDGDEELL, from the coding sequence ATGGCCAGCCTCACCATCCGCTCTCCCCAGGGCAAGGTCCGCACGGTCCTGCTGCACAAGCGCATCACCAGCATCGGCCGCTCGGCCGACAACGACGTGGCGCTGGAGGATCCGTCCGTGCCGGACAGCGCCCTGCACGTGCTCTTCGATGGCGCGCGCTACCAGCTGGGCAGCCTGGGCGCCACCTTCCAGGTCAACGGCAAGAAGCGCGACAGCGCCGTGCTCGCCACCTCCGACGTCATCCGCGTGGGCGCCACCGAGCTGGTGTTCACCCGCGAGGAGGCCGCGCCCGGCCCCGCCGCCCCGGCCTCGCCCCCGCTGTCCCTCACCCACCAGGCCGAGCCGACGGCGGATCCCGACTCCACCACCCGCGAGGTGCCCGGCGTGGTGGGGCGCGAGCTGCTGCTCTTGCGCCGCCTCACCGCCTTCAGCGCCCGGGTGCTCGGCGGCGGTGCCAGCCGGGACACGCTGCTGGAGAGCCTCCTGGACGAGGCCATCGAGGTGACGCGGGCGGACAAGGGCTTCCTCATCCTCCGGGAGAATGGCGAGCTGCGCGTGAAGGTGGCGCGCAACCTCTCGCGCGAGAACCTGGAGGACGCGGTGGAGCGCGTGTCCGACTCCATCATCGAGAAGGTGGTGCGCACGCGCCAGCCGCTCATCCTCAGCGACGCGCTGGAGGATCCCGAGTTCAAGGTGAGCAAGTCCGTGGTGAACCTGCAGATGCTCTCCGTCATGTGCGTGCCGCTGGTGCGCGACGACGAGCTCTTCGGCGTGCTCTACGTGGGCAACGATCGGCTGGTCAACCGCTTCGAGCCCAAGAGCCTGGACATGCTCACCATCTTCGCGGCCCAGGCGCTCTTGCTCATCCACAACGCGCTCCTGGTGAACGAGCTGAAGCTGGACAACACCGAGCTGCGCAAGCGCCTGGATGACACGCGCTACGGGGAGATCGTCGGCGCCTGCCAGGGCATGCTCGACGTGTACAAGCGCATCGACAAGATCGCCCCCACGGACATCTCCGTGCTCATCACCGGCGAGACGGGCACGGGCAAGGAGCTCATCGCGCGCGAGCTGCACCGCCACTCGCCCCGCGCCAAGGGGCCCTTCGTCACCATCAACTGCGGCGCCATTCCCGAGAACCTCCTGGAGAGCGAGCTGTTCGGCCACGTGCGCGGCGCCTTCACCGGCGCGGTGAACACCAAGATGGGCCGCTTCCAGGCGGCCATCGGCGGCACGCTCTTCCTCGACGAAATCGGCGAGATGCCGCTGCAACTCCAGGTGAAGCTCTTGCGCGCCCTGCAGGAGAAGGTCGTCTACAAGGTGGGCGACCACCGCGGCGAGCCCGTGGACATCCGCGTGGTGACGGCCACCAACCGGGTGCTGGAGGAAGAGGTGCGCAAGGGCACCTTCCGCGAGGACCTCTACTACCGGCTCAACGTGGTGACGCTCAAGCTGCCCCCCTTGCGCGAGCGCGGCGAGGATCTGTTCGTGCTCGGCAAGTACTTCCTGCAGAAGTACACCAAGGAGTTCGGCGCCCGGGCCAAGGGTTTCTCCCCCTCGGCCACGGTGGCCATGAAGAAGTACGGCTGGCCAGGCAACATCCGCGAGCTGGAGAACCGCATCAAGAAGGCCGTGGTGCTCTCGGACAAGCCGCTGCTCGGGCCGGATGACCTGGACCTCAAGCCGGAGAACCTGGAGCCGGTGCTGCCCCTGGCCGAGGCGCGCGAGCGCTGGCAGAAGCAGTACATCCAGGAGGTCTACGAGCGGAACAACCGCAACAAGACCAAGACGGCCAAGGATCTGGGCGTGGACCCGCGCACCATCTTCCGCCACTTCGAGAAGCTGGAAGCGGACAAGAGCGGCGAGCCCCTGCCTCCCGCCACGGACGGCGACGAGGAATTGTTGTAA
- a CDS encoding serine/threonine-protein kinase, with amino-acid sequence MTLIGSHIGRYRILEELGSGGMSVVYKGLDTALDREVAVKVLHPHLAHKSESRQRLAREARAVARLHHPNILEVFDFSAEGAREAFLVTEYVRGRTLKEYVDGQGPLEPPELAAMIVHEIAAALAHAHEAGVIHRDLKPENVMVREDGVLKLMDFGIARLLDAEERMTLTGALVGSPAHMAPEIIEGHEAGPAADIFSLGTILYGLITGRLPFTAANATATLKRILDGAYEDPRQRVPTLSDELADICATCLARQPSRRYAHAGALRDALADYLAGLGFARVGEELVSFFADPASYQKLMRPRIIASRLERGERLLAEGRTPRALACLNQVLALDGTNARALTLLEGLERQRRRKRWRTRGARIGGGLLLVSALGVGVHLALNQLEAPRRTEAPPPAPPVSPPASAAEAARATPSAPPETVSTAKPPPAPLERRPASDKKPAPRPAAQASMAQAPAVQARVPVSILVRPYGYIRVDDGARSAEPLAQHSVALLAGMHTITISCDYCEDARESIEVRPGAENVFRLRAQLKASRLSFDLEPADALVRVGEVTRTARDTQARPFDIPSVRGPAVFQHRVEYEISRSGYRTEKRVAYVEPGKSDIVRGVLVPE; translated from the coding sequence ATGACGCTCATCGGCAGTCACATCGGGCGCTACCGCATCCTCGAGGAGCTGGGCTCGGGGGGCATGAGCGTCGTCTACAAGGGGCTCGACACCGCGTTGGACCGGGAGGTGGCGGTCAAGGTGCTGCACCCCCACCTGGCGCACAAGAGCGAGTCGCGCCAGCGCCTGGCGCGCGAGGCCCGGGCGGTGGCGAGGCTGCACCACCCCAACATCCTCGAGGTGTTCGACTTCTCGGCCGAGGGAGCGCGCGAGGCCTTCCTCGTCACCGAGTACGTGCGTGGCCGCACCCTCAAGGAGTACGTGGACGGCCAGGGCCCGCTCGAGCCCCCCGAGCTGGCCGCGATGATCGTCCATGAGATCGCCGCCGCGCTCGCCCACGCGCACGAGGCCGGCGTCATCCACCGCGACCTCAAGCCCGAGAACGTCATGGTGCGCGAGGACGGGGTGCTCAAGCTGATGGACTTCGGCATCGCCCGGCTGCTCGACGCCGAGGAGCGGATGACGCTCACCGGCGCGCTGGTGGGCTCGCCCGCGCACATGGCGCCGGAGATCATCGAGGGCCACGAGGCCGGGCCCGCCGCGGACATCTTCTCGCTGGGCACCATCCTCTACGGGCTCATCACCGGCCGGCTGCCCTTCACCGCCGCCAACGCCACCGCCACGCTCAAGCGTATCCTCGACGGCGCCTACGAGGATCCCCGCCAGCGCGTGCCCACGCTCTCGGACGAGCTGGCGGACATCTGCGCCACGTGCCTGGCCCGGCAGCCCTCGCGGCGCTACGCCCACGCGGGCGCGCTGCGCGACGCGCTGGCCGACTACCTCGCCGGGCTCGGCTTCGCGCGCGTGGGCGAGGAGCTGGTGTCCTTCTTCGCCGACCCGGCCTCGTACCAGAAGCTGATGCGCCCGCGCATCATCGCCTCGCGGCTCGAGCGCGGCGAGCGTCTGCTCGCCGAGGGCCGCACGCCCCGGGCGCTGGCCTGCCTCAACCAGGTGCTCGCGCTCGATGGCACCAACGCGCGCGCGCTCACCCTGCTCGAGGGCCTGGAGCGGCAGCGCCGCCGCAAGCGCTGGCGCACGCGGGGCGCGCGGATCGGCGGAGGGTTGCTGTTGGTCTCGGCGCTCGGTGTGGGGGTCCACCTCGCCTTGAACCAGCTCGAGGCCCCGCGGCGGACCGAGGCGCCCCCGCCCGCCCCCCCCGTCTCGCCCCCGGCCTCGGCGGCCGAGGCGGCCAGGGCGACGCCCTCCGCCCCCCCCGAGACGGTGTCCACCGCGAAGCCCCCTCCGGCCCCGCTCGAGCGGCGACCCGCGAGCGACAAGAAGCCCGCCCCACGCCCCGCGGCCCAGGCCTCCATGGCCCAGGCCCCCGCGGTCCAGGCCCGCGTGCCCGTCTCCATCCTGGTGCGGCCCTACGGCTACATCCGCGTGGATGACGGAGCGCGCAGCGCCGAGCCGCTCGCCCAGCACTCGGTGGCGCTCCTGGCGGGCATGCACACCATCACCATCTCCTGCGACTACTGCGAGGACGCGCGCGAGAGCATCGAGGTGCGTCCGGGGGCGGAGAACGTCTTCCGGCTGCGCGCCCAGCTCAAGGCCTCGCGGCTGTCCTTCGACCTCGAGCCGGCGGATGCCCTGGTGCGCGTGGGAGAAGTGACGCGCACCGCCCGGGACACGCAGGCCCGCCCCTTCGACATTCCCTCGGTCCGTGGCCCCGCGGTCTTCCAGCACCGCGTGGAGTACGAGATCAGCCGCTCGGGCTACCGCACCGAGAAGCGCGTGGCCTACGTCGAGCCGGGCAAGTCCGACATCGTGAGAGGAGTGCTCGTCCCCGAATGA
- a CDS encoding tetratricopeptide repeat protein, translated as MTPEARAEMVAQAERALRRGELDEALHLYETLGQAFPDDPALATKLAHLRESVDPQELQASRALQASNLPQSIPQGPSSPVAEGERLFSLGDYVGAAAAYRRALQERPDSELIRERLEEIYRLARTLPVHSPTDRSLPRQAEPLLHALLDRLAARRRLKRD; from the coding sequence ATGACCCCCGAAGCCCGCGCCGAGATGGTCGCCCAAGCCGAACGCGCCCTGCGCCGCGGAGAACTGGACGAGGCCCTGCACCTCTACGAGACACTCGGCCAGGCCTTCCCCGACGATCCCGCCCTCGCCACCAAGCTCGCCCACCTGCGCGAGAGCGTGGATCCCCAGGAATTGCAGGCCTCGCGTGCCCTCCAGGCCAGCAACCTGCCCCAGTCCATTCCCCAGGGTCCCTCCTCACCCGTCGCCGAGGGCGAGCGCCTCTTCAGCCTGGGCGACTACGTCGGCGCCGCCGCCGCCTACCGCCGCGCCCTCCAGGAGCGCCCCGACAGCGAGCTCATCCGCGAACGGCTCGAGGAGATCTACCGGCTCGCGCGCACCCTGCCCGTTCACTCGCCAACGGACCGCTCGCTTCCCCGCCAGGCCGAGCCGCTCCTGCACGCCCTGCTGGACAGACTCGCCGCGCGCCGCCGTCTCAAGCGCGACTGA
- a CDS encoding helicase HerA-like domain-containing protein — protein sequence MTSDPRLKAFLTDGEEVFSGVQQGQHLWKQDPFDVESVNATARRAFQRLLNRAVASPPPDTGKILLLRGESGSGKTHLVRAFRNLVHGRTQGYVGYLPMTVDTPHYGRHVLRCVMDSLDRPYDERVDETSGLMKLSDALMGTCKSVFAPLIAAERILEDEELHEMVSTVAYELHREDPRFRAVSVDLLRALLFLQHRDVRLHHAVLQWMRCRELSPADARVLGNLVSHADEEGPQWMLEQVGHLLGVLGQAFVLCVDQVEDIADFALRPGMEPPFRRAMNFLVHLAGNVPTAIIVVCCLSDFWVSAREGLMRPMLDRIEHDPEPVQLDHLVTAQTARDIAALRLKVLYERRGAAFDPGDPTWPFPPAGFESLSGWRPRDVLDLLRRYRDHAIQEGRLPERFPLEGPAQGGGKTEGHPPQPTPVAELEQAWIDFRATFQAQVPTEDEDLSILLAWSLKTANDELDSAARVTVRTRDGASLELTSGPEGQRLLVALCNKSSRGGHLGRQMAEAIQSAKGQVPVLVRTTEFPSSTGTVVAEQFLRLQKKGGRRVVLGDGDLRDLLALRAFLQKPHDASALNAWRQAQRPLTRLKLLGDILGIDPNGSSRQGQPPSGSGGPASGPRPSQDATAPAPKSPDAPPKTSAPRPRTPTGPLRLGTQEGLFESIITLDPEVLTRHSAFLGSTGSGKTTVALNIAEQLLARDIPVILVDRKGDLAGYAREEAWSEPLADPALEERRRQLRERLDVALYTPGRSDGRPLAIPVVPRGLDALPAEEREQAVQQAADAIAGMLEYKSGSRDKSARALLGQALQLLVRRPLGGRDVTLEMLQQFIHSADPELVREAEGLDPKSFTKLTQDLTMLRLNSRVLLSASGERLDLEALLGRSGAGGTGRARLSVISTKFLGGTPSVLFWVSQLLLETLRWASQHPSSTLQAVLLFDEADLYLPALGQPATKQPMESLLKRARSAGVGVMLATQSPGDLDYKCRENVGTWLVGRVKEDTALKKLKPLFSNGRGADGTQKLAAQEQGQFHLQAEGATRQLKADRNLIPTRQLSEEEILRLARLTLERVAGPRSP from the coding sequence ATGACCTCCGATCCCCGACTCAAGGCCTTCCTCACCGACGGCGAAGAGGTGTTCAGCGGCGTCCAGCAGGGCCAGCACCTGTGGAAGCAGGATCCCTTCGACGTGGAGTCCGTCAACGCCACCGCGCGGCGTGCCTTCCAACGGCTGTTGAATCGCGCCGTGGCCTCGCCCCCACCCGACACGGGGAAGATCCTCTTGTTGCGCGGCGAGTCCGGCAGCGGCAAGACGCACCTGGTGCGCGCGTTCCGCAACCTCGTGCACGGACGTACCCAGGGCTATGTCGGCTACCTGCCGATGACGGTCGACACGCCCCACTACGGGCGCCACGTGTTGCGCTGCGTGATGGACTCGCTCGACCGCCCCTATGACGAGCGCGTGGACGAGACCTCGGGGCTGATGAAGCTGTCGGACGCGCTGATGGGCACCTGCAAGAGCGTCTTCGCCCCCCTCATCGCCGCCGAGCGCATCCTCGAGGACGAGGAGCTGCACGAGATGGTGTCCACGGTCGCCTACGAGTTGCATCGGGAGGATCCCCGCTTCCGCGCGGTGTCCGTGGATCTGCTGCGCGCCCTGCTCTTCCTCCAGCACCGGGACGTGCGCCTGCACCACGCGGTGCTCCAGTGGATGCGCTGCCGGGAGCTGTCCCCGGCGGATGCCCGGGTGCTCGGCAACCTCGTCTCCCATGCCGACGAGGAGGGACCGCAGTGGATGCTGGAGCAGGTGGGCCACCTGCTGGGAGTGCTGGGCCAGGCGTTCGTGCTGTGCGTGGACCAGGTGGAGGACATCGCCGACTTCGCCTTGCGGCCGGGCATGGAGCCCCCCTTCCGCCGGGCGATGAACTTCCTCGTCCACCTCGCGGGCAACGTGCCTACGGCGATCATCGTGGTCTGCTGCCTGTCCGACTTCTGGGTCAGCGCGCGCGAGGGGCTCATGCGCCCCATGCTCGATCGCATCGAGCATGATCCCGAGCCCGTGCAGCTCGATCACCTGGTGACGGCCCAGACGGCGCGGGACATCGCGGCGCTGCGCTTGAAGGTCCTCTACGAGCGGCGGGGGGCCGCGTTCGATCCGGGCGATCCCACCTGGCCCTTCCCTCCGGCGGGCTTCGAGTCGCTGAGCGGCTGGCGTCCCCGCGATGTGTTGGATCTGCTCCGCCGCTACCGCGACCACGCCATCCAGGAGGGCCGCTTGCCCGAGCGCTTCCCCCTGGAGGGCCCGGCGCAGGGCGGAGGGAAGACGGAGGGGCACCCGCCACAGCCCACGCCAGTCGCGGAGCTGGAACAGGCGTGGATCGACTTCCGCGCGACCTTCCAGGCGCAAGTGCCCACGGAGGACGAGGATCTTTCCATCCTGCTCGCCTGGAGCCTGAAGACGGCCAACGACGAGCTGGACAGCGCGGCGCGCGTCACCGTGCGGACGCGGGACGGCGCCTCCCTGGAGCTCACCTCGGGACCCGAGGGCCAGCGGCTCCTCGTCGCGCTCTGCAACAAGTCCTCCCGGGGCGGGCACCTGGGCCGGCAGATGGCCGAGGCGATCCAATCCGCCAAGGGACAGGTGCCCGTGCTGGTGCGGACCACCGAATTTCCCTCGAGCACGGGCACCGTCGTGGCCGAGCAGTTCCTGCGGCTGCAGAAGAAGGGGGGACGCCGGGTGGTGCTCGGAGATGGAGATCTGCGCGACCTGCTGGCGCTGCGCGCCTTCCTCCAGAAGCCCCACGACGCGAGCGCCTTGAATGCCTGGCGCCAGGCGCAACGGCCCCTCACCCGGCTGAAGCTGCTGGGAGACATCCTGGGAATCGACCCCAACGGCAGCTCCCGCCAGGGCCAGCCGCCGTCTGGATCGGGAGGGCCCGCCTCCGGGCCACGTCCGAGCCAGGACGCCACGGCCCCCGCACCGAAGTCCCCGGACGCTCCTCCGAAGACGAGTGCGCCGCGGCCCCGGACGCCCACGGGTCCGTTGCGTCTGGGCACCCAGGAGGGGCTCTTCGAGAGCATCATCACCCTGGATCCGGAGGTACTCACCCGGCACAGCGCCTTCCTGGGGAGCACCGGCAGCGGCAAGACGACGGTGGCGCTCAACATCGCGGAGCAGCTGCTCGCGCGCGACATCCCCGTCATCCTCGTGGACCGCAAGGGAGACCTGGCCGGGTACGCACGCGAGGAGGCCTGGAGCGAGCCCCTGGCGGACCCGGCCCTCGAGGAGCGCCGCCGCCAGTTGCGCGAGCGCCTGGACGTGGCGCTCTACACCCCGGGCCGCTCGGATGGACGTCCGCTGGCCATTCCCGTGGTGCCCCGGGGCTTGGATGCCCTGCCCGCAGAGGAGCGCGAGCAGGCCGTGCAGCAGGCGGCGGACGCCATCGCCGGCATGCTCGAGTACAAGAGCGGTTCGCGGGACAAGTCCGCGCGCGCCCTGCTCGGCCAGGCGCTCCAGTTGCTCGTGCGCCGGCCCCTGGGCGGCCGGGACGTGACACTGGAAATGCTGCAGCAGTTCATCCACTCGGCGGATCCGGAGCTCGTGCGCGAGGCGGAGGGCCTGGATCCCAAGTCCTTCACGAAGCTCACCCAGGATCTCACCATGCTGCGCCTCAACTCGCGCGTGCTGTTGTCCGCGAGCGGGGAACGGCTCGATCTGGAGGCGCTGCTCGGCCGGAGTGGCGCGGGGGGAACGGGACGGGCGCGGCTGAGCGTCATCAGCACCAAGTTCCTGGGCGGCACCCCGAGCGTGCTCTTCTGGGTGTCCCAGCTCCTGCTGGAGACCCTGCGTTGGGCGAGCCAACACCCCTCCTCCACGCTGCAGGCGGTGCTGCTCTTCGACGAGGCGGACCTGTACCTGCCCGCGCTGGGCCAACCCGCGACGAAGCAACCCATGGAGAGCCTGCTCAAGCGCGCGCGCTCGGCGGGCGTGGGGGTGATGCTGGCGACCCAGAGCCCGGGGGACCTGGACTACAAGTGCCGCGAGAACGTGGGCACCTGGCTGGTGGGCCGCGTGAAGGAGGACACGGCGCTCAAGAAGCTCAAGCCGCTGTTCTCCAACGGCCGGGGCGCGGATGGGACCCAGAAGCTCGCCGCGCAGGAGCAGGGACAGTTCCACCTCCAGGCCGAGGGGGCCACACGCCAGCTCAAGGCGGATCGCAACCTCATCCCCACCCGGCAACTCTCCGAGGAGGAGATCCTCCGGCTCGCGCGCCTCACCCTGGAGCGAGTTGCCGGGCCGCGCTCCCCGTGA
- a CDS encoding S1 family peptidase — translation MLTFLLLATLAQAPALPGKEPPEPEDVPDEAPPAVVPPLPVATLPPATHELFERIKRRVAQVRIIERRSGTKSSIGSAFFVDAQGHAVTNYHVISSIVHQPEDYTVELVREGQDAQAVPVRVVDVDVVHDLAVIQQDAPVKDWFELAATEPPQGARLYAMGNPHDLGTTIVEGTYNGLVQDALYDKVHFSGAINPGMSGGPTVTSEGRVVGVNVATLGNQLGFLVPVVHARALVERARGQQGGEPAALLAVVGAQLLDNQQRITERLLAEPLMSQGLGDYRVPGRWRPFLKCWGDTPLEPENPYTVTRYQCSSEEDIFLSGEHRTGVVAYDHAFVSSDELGPLRFAALYSATFGDDAGGVDATKADVTNFRCKTEFVQVGGMAVRTALCLRAYKKFPGLYDLALRAATNNASTSGVQTSLDLAGFSADNARALARRYLEALAWTK, via the coding sequence ATGTTGACCTTCCTTCTGCTCGCCACGCTGGCCCAGGCCCCGGCGCTTCCCGGGAAAGAGCCCCCGGAACCGGAAGACGTACCGGACGAAGCACCCCCGGCCGTGGTGCCTCCCCTGCCGGTGGCCACGCTGCCCCCGGCCACTCACGAACTCTTCGAGCGCATCAAGCGCCGCGTGGCCCAGGTGCGCATCATCGAGCGGCGCAGCGGCACCAAGTCGTCCATCGGCTCGGCGTTCTTCGTGGACGCCCAGGGCCACGCCGTCACCAACTACCACGTCATCTCCAGCATCGTGCACCAGCCGGAGGACTACACCGTCGAGCTGGTGCGCGAGGGGCAGGACGCGCAGGCGGTGCCGGTGCGGGTGGTGGACGTGGACGTGGTGCACGACCTGGCCGTCATCCAGCAGGACGCGCCGGTGAAGGACTGGTTCGAGCTGGCGGCGACGGAGCCGCCCCAGGGCGCGCGGCTGTACGCCATGGGCAATCCGCACGACCTGGGCACCACCATCGTCGAGGGCACCTACAACGGCCTGGTGCAGGACGCGCTCTACGACAAGGTGCACTTCAGTGGCGCCATCAACCCGGGCATGAGCGGCGGCCCCACGGTGACGAGCGAGGGCCGGGTGGTGGGGGTCAACGTGGCCACCCTGGGCAACCAGCTCGGCTTCCTGGTGCCGGTGGTGCATGCCCGCGCGCTGGTGGAGCGGGCCCGGGGGCAGCAGGGAGGAGAGCCGGCGGCGCTGCTCGCCGTGGTGGGCGCGCAGTTGCTGGACAACCAGCAGCGCATCACCGAGCGCCTGCTGGCCGAGCCCCTGATGTCTCAAGGACTCGGGGATTACCGGGTGCCGGGCCGCTGGCGGCCCTTCCTCAAGTGCTGGGGCGACACGCCGCTCGAGCCGGAGAATCCGTACACCGTCACCCGCTACCAGTGCTCCTCCGAGGAGGACATCTTCCTGAGCGGAGAGCACCGCACGGGGGTGGTGGCCTATGATCATGCCTTCGTGTCGAGCGACGAGCTGGGGCCGCTGCGCTTCGCGGCGCTCTACTCGGCCACCTTCGGCGACGACGCGGGGGGCGTGGACGCCACGAAGGCGGACGTGACGAACTTCCGCTGCAAGACGGAGTTCGTGCAGGTGGGGGGCATGGCGGTGCGCACGGCGCTGTGCCTGCGCGCCTACAAGAAGTTCCCCGGCCTGTACGATCTGGCGCTCCGGGCGGCGACGAACAACGCGAGCACCTCGGGGGTGCAGACGAGCCTGGATCTGGCGGGGTTCTCCGCGGACAACGCCCGCGCGCTGGCGCGCCGCTACCTGGAGGCACTCGCGTGGACGAAGTGA
- a CDS encoding FHA domain-containing protein — translation MDEVIFLEVLEGDDVVASRHRLERFPATVGRGYTNDVILDDPKVSASHLRIERTEEGVLVLRDVGSHNGTFRVAPWARLAELVLTDDARVAVGDTILRFRGRNHPVEDTRISAATVAPRHRLFERPFAFPATLAATVVVALLDEYLTNFQKTNWGALALAVVLPVSAAFVWSGLWSLASKVTRRHFHFGAHGTIGSLGLLGVIVVPMLLNLVAYSLALGAWTRWLFLAGTLGWVGFVLFHHLRYVTRAEPRRLGFMLGGVLVCLGALTQADSLLDEEEFSSSLPVERTVLPPALRVVPARSMDSFFEDTRELQTEVDELAKEKP, via the coding sequence GTGGACGAAGTGATCTTCCTGGAGGTGTTGGAGGGGGATGACGTGGTGGCCTCGCGGCACCGGCTGGAGCGCTTTCCGGCGACGGTGGGACGGGGCTACACCAACGACGTCATCCTGGACGATCCGAAGGTGTCGGCCTCGCACCTGCGCATCGAGCGCACGGAGGAGGGGGTGCTGGTGCTGCGGGACGTGGGCAGCCACAACGGCACGTTCCGGGTGGCCCCCTGGGCACGGCTGGCGGAGCTGGTGCTCACGGATGATGCGCGCGTGGCGGTGGGGGACACGATCCTGCGCTTCCGCGGCCGCAACCACCCCGTGGAGGACACGCGCATCTCGGCGGCGACGGTGGCGCCCCGCCATCGCCTCTTCGAGCGGCCCTTCGCCTTCCCGGCGACGCTGGCGGCGACGGTGGTGGTCGCCCTGCTCGACGAGTACCTGACGAACTTCCAGAAGACGAACTGGGGCGCGCTCGCGCTGGCGGTGGTGCTGCCGGTGTCCGCCGCCTTCGTCTGGTCGGGGCTGTGGTCGTTGGCGAGCAAGGTGACGCGGCGGCACTTCCACTTCGGGGCCCATGGCACCATTGGAAGCCTGGGGCTGCTCGGGGTGATCGTCGTTCCCATGCTGCTGAACCTGGTGGCGTACAGCCTGGCGCTGGGCGCGTGGACGCGGTGGCTGTTCCTGGCGGGCACCCTGGGGTGGGTGGGCTTCGTGCTCTTCCACCACCTGCGCTACGTGACGCGAGCGGAGCCCCGGAGGCTCGGCTTCATGCTCGGGGGAGTGCTCGTGTGCCTCGGGGCGCTGACGCAAGCGGACTCGCTCCTGGACGAGGAGGAGTTCTCGTCCTCCCTGCCGGTGGAGCGCACGGTATTGCCGCCCGCGCTCCGGGTGGTGCCCGCCCGGAGCATGGACTCCTTCTTCGAGGACACGCGCGAGTTGCAGACGGAGGTGGACGAACTCGCGAAGGAGAAGCCCTGA